Sequence from the Chloroflexota bacterium genome:
ACCGTGTCAAAGCCCGCCTCCACCATCAGGTGCATCAGCGACTCATCATCGGCCAGGTTGATGGAAGCCTCGGTGTTGAAAGGAATGCCTCGCTTCCCCTTGCGCCACTCTATGAGCGCCGGCAACAGTTCTGCCTTCAGGCTCCTCTTGTTGCCGATGAAGTTGTCGTCCACGAAGAAGACCGGCCCACGCCACCCCAGGCGGTAGAGGCCGTCCAGTTCGGCGATGATCTGCGCCGGCGTCTTCACGCGGGGCACGTGGCCCAGCAGGGCCGTGATGTTGCAGAAATCGCAGTTGAACGGGCACCCCCGCGAGTACTGAATGCTCATGGAGGCGTACTGCCGCAGGTCCGCCAGTTCCCACATAGGCGCGGGCGTCTGGCGAATGTCGGGGAACTCGGACGCGGTGTACACCCTCTGCGGGCAGCCCGCCGCCAGGTCCCGCAGGAACGCGGGCAGTGTCATCTCGCCCTCGTTGAGCACGAAGTGGTCCACGTCGGGGAACTGATCGTATTCGCTCGTGAACAGCGGCCCGCCCGCCACCACCGGCAGATGCGCCGCCTTGCAGCGGGCGATAATCGCGCGCGCCGACTCCCGCTGCACCACCATGCCGCTAATGAAGGCGTAGTCGGCCCAGCCCAGGTCTGCGTCGGTGAGCCTGCGCACGTTGACATCCACCAGCCGCTTCTCCCATTCCGCGGGGAGCATGGCGGCCACGGTCAGCAGGCCCAGGGGCGGCGCCGACGCCTTCCGCCGGATGAATTTCAGCGCATGCTTGAAACTCCAAAACGTGTCCGGAAACTCGGGGTAAATCAGAAGGATTCTCATAGGTTAACCTCA
This genomic interval carries:
- a CDS encoding DUF4070 domain-containing protein, producing the protein MRILLIYPEFPDTFWSFKHALKFIRRKASAPPLGLLTVAAMLPAEWEKRLVDVNVRRLTDADLGWADYAFISGMVVQRESARAIIARCKAAHLPVVAGGPLFTSEYDQFPDVDHFVLNEGEMTLPAFLRDLAAGCPQRVYTASEFPDIRQTPAPMWELADLRQYASMSIQYSRGCPFNCDFCNITALLGHVPRVKTPAQIIAELDGLYRLGWRGPVFFVDDNFIGNKRSLKAELLPALIEWRKGKRGIPFNTEASINLADDESLMHLMVEAGFDTVFIGIETPDDESLAECSKKQNRNRDLVADVKRIQRAGLQVQGGFIVGFDSDGPSIFQRQVDFIQRSGIVTAMVGLLQAPLGTRLYERLKGEGRILASMSGDNVDGTTNIIPRMTLETLREGYRHILSQIYAPEPYYQRVRTFLREYKAPRVSVPLDREYILALFRAIYRLGVAGKERLQYWRLMGWTLLRRPRLFPLAVTLSIYGYHFRRVCELHVL